In a single window of the Pseudoxanthomonas sp. F37 genome:
- a CDS encoding DUF3667 domain-containing protein yields MGEASMCINCGRAVANAEQKFCPACGQPTPVHRIDWHFLGHELEHSVLHMDRGILYSLKELMLRPGRLIRDYIEGRRAGIVKPVLLITMTGAAATLMAHYALDGDALGASLAAGMEAGAGHQGSMNAKQAEAMAQMAKVFAVVKDWMNRHLTLITLLLLPVQAAAFKLTFRRFKQINYPEWLVITSFLMAQLFVVWVIFMPLQRWWSDAQAVMVLVAALLNLFSLTQVFQGYPRWKAFLRGAAAWAIVQVVVMVATLIGAMVLGVLVASGRIYLPA; encoded by the coding sequence ATGGGCGAGGCGAGCATGTGCATCAACTGCGGGCGGGCCGTCGCCAATGCCGAGCAGAAGTTCTGTCCCGCCTGCGGCCAGCCCACGCCGGTGCACCGCATCGACTGGCATTTCCTCGGCCACGAACTGGAGCACAGCGTGCTCCACATGGACCGCGGCATCCTGTACTCGCTGAAGGAGCTGATGCTGCGGCCGGGGCGCCTCATACGCGACTACATCGAAGGGCGACGCGCGGGCATCGTCAAGCCCGTGCTGCTGATCACGATGACAGGCGCTGCGGCGACGTTGATGGCGCACTACGCGTTGGATGGCGATGCGCTCGGTGCGTCCCTTGCGGCTGGCATGGAAGCCGGAGCAGGACATCAAGGCAGCATGAATGCCAAGCAGGCCGAGGCCATGGCCCAGATGGCGAAAGTATTCGCCGTGGTCAAGGACTGGATGAATCGACACCTGACCCTGATCACCTTGTTGTTGCTGCCGGTGCAGGCCGCTGCATTCAAGCTGACGTTCCGACGCTTCAAGCAGATCAATTACCCGGAATGGCTGGTGATCACCTCGTTCCTGATGGCGCAGTTGTTTGTCGTATGGGTGATCTTCATGCCGCTTCAACGATGGTGGTCGGACGCGCAGGCGGTCATGGTGTTGGTAGCGGCCCTGCTCAACCTGTTTTCGCTGACTCAGGTTTTTCAGGGATATCCGCGATGGAAGGCCTTTTTGCGCGGTGCGGCCGCTTGGGCCATCGTCCAAGTGGTGGTGATGGTGGCTACGCTCATCGGGGCGATGGTGCTTGGCGTCCTGGTGGCCAGCGGAAGGATCTATTTGCCTGCCTGA